One segment of Agrococcus sp. ProA11 DNA contains the following:
- a CDS encoding aldehyde dehydrogenase family protein, with the protein METTESLLAAVSASDGMPVVDPATGEVFAHAPRSTVDDLERAIDAAKAAQPAWAAKTDQERCAALAAAADEVEANAEALAQLIAREQGKPLSGPGARFEVGAVVGWLRATIATVLEPEVVVDDGEAKATMYYRPIGLVGAIGPWNWPAMIATWQFAPALRMGNGVVMKPSEYTPLSVLATAHLVNRHLPEGLFTVLAGDRELGEAISSHPAFGKLTFTGSASTGEAIMRASADNLTRLTLELGGNDPGIVLPDVDAKAIAEGLFWGAFINTGQTCAALKRLYVHEDVYDDVVRELVAVAGAMPMGAGTDEQNVLGPLTTEQQFDVVDRLVEDAKSRGGNVLLGGEPDRDAKGWFYPATLIDGLDDDAALVSEEQFGPALPILKYRDVDDAIERANRGEAGLGASVWSADPAAAREVAARIEAGSVWINSHGTIHPMAPFGGVKGSGYGLEFGVDGLKAMGVPQVIHG; encoded by the coding sequence ATGGAGACCACCGAGTCCCTGCTGGCCGCAGTCAGCGCATCCGATGGCATGCCGGTCGTCGACCCCGCAACGGGCGAGGTCTTCGCCCACGCGCCGCGATCCACGGTCGACGACCTGGAGCGCGCGATCGACGCGGCCAAGGCGGCGCAGCCGGCGTGGGCGGCGAAGACCGACCAGGAGCGCTGCGCGGCGCTCGCTGCCGCCGCCGACGAGGTGGAGGCGAACGCTGAGGCGCTCGCACAGCTGATCGCGCGCGAGCAGGGCAAACCGCTCAGCGGCCCCGGCGCGCGCTTCGAGGTCGGCGCCGTGGTGGGGTGGCTCCGCGCCACCATCGCGACCGTGCTGGAGCCCGAGGTCGTCGTCGATGACGGCGAGGCGAAGGCCACCATGTACTACCGCCCGATCGGGCTGGTCGGCGCGATCGGACCGTGGAACTGGCCGGCGATGATCGCGACCTGGCAGTTCGCGCCCGCGCTGCGGATGGGCAACGGCGTCGTCATGAAGCCCAGCGAGTACACGCCGCTGAGCGTGCTCGCCACGGCGCACCTCGTGAACCGGCACCTGCCCGAGGGCCTGTTCACGGTGCTCGCGGGCGATCGGGAGCTGGGCGAGGCGATCAGCAGCCACCCCGCGTTCGGCAAGCTTACGTTCACGGGCTCGGCGAGCACGGGCGAAGCGATCATGCGCGCGTCGGCCGACAACCTCACGCGCCTCACGCTCGAGCTGGGCGGCAACGACCCGGGCATCGTGCTGCCGGATGTCGACGCCAAGGCGATCGCCGAGGGCCTGTTCTGGGGCGCCTTCATCAACACCGGCCAGACGTGCGCGGCGCTCAAGCGGCTCTACGTGCATGAGGACGTCTACGACGACGTGGTGCGCGAGCTCGTCGCGGTCGCCGGCGCCATGCCGATGGGCGCCGGCACGGATGAGCAGAACGTGCTCGGCCCGCTCACGACCGAGCAGCAGTTCGACGTCGTCGACCGGCTGGTGGAGGACGCCAAGTCGCGCGGCGGCAATGTGCTGCTCGGCGGGGAGCCCGACCGTGACGCGAAGGGCTGGTTCTACCCGGCGACGCTCATCGACGGCCTCGACGACGATGCGGCACTGGTGTCAGAGGAGCAGTTCGGTCCCGCGCTGCCGATCCTCAAGTACCGCGACGTCGATGACGCCATCGAGCGCGCGAACCGCGGCGAGGCGGGCCTGGGCGCGAGCGTCTGGTCTGCCGACCCGGCGGCCGCGCGCGAGGTCGCTGCCCGCATTGAGGCCGGCTCGGTCTGGATCAACTCGCACGGCACGATCCACCCGATGGCACCGTTCGGCGGCGTGAAGGGCTCCGGCTACGGCCTGGAGTTCGGCGTCGACGGCCTCAAGGCGATGGGTGTGCCGCAGGTCATCCACGGCTGA
- a CDS encoding SDR family oxidoreductase, translating to MTCAIVTGGGTGIGRAVALQLAAEGWDVVITGRRAQPLDETAALAPNRIRAVAADASDGRAMDEVVRSALETGPLGALVTSAGGHGYSSVAETTDDEWASSLQANLTTAFVACRAALPALADGGGSIVIISSLAGIRAAPETTGYTVGKHALLGLMRQIARDGGGSGVRANAVCPGWVRTPMADDEMRVLVEQGRAASVDEAYALVTRDVPLGRAAEPAEIATLVSFLASPASSYLTGSTILVDGGAHVVDVPTLAFG from the coding sequence ATGACGTGCGCGATCGTCACCGGAGGCGGCACCGGCATCGGCCGTGCCGTCGCCCTGCAGCTCGCCGCAGAGGGGTGGGACGTCGTCATCACCGGGCGCCGCGCGCAGCCGCTCGACGAGACGGCGGCGCTGGCGCCCAACCGCATCCGTGCGGTCGCGGCGGACGCCTCCGATGGGCGCGCGATGGACGAGGTCGTGCGGAGCGCGCTGGAGACCGGTCCGCTCGGCGCGCTCGTCACGAGCGCAGGCGGCCACGGATACTCCTCGGTCGCCGAGACCACCGATGACGAGTGGGCGTCGTCGCTGCAGGCGAACCTGACGACCGCGTTCGTCGCCTGCCGCGCGGCGCTGCCGGCCCTGGCCGACGGCGGCGGCTCGATCGTCATCATCTCGTCGCTCGCGGGCATCCGCGCGGCGCCGGAGACCACCGGCTACACGGTCGGCAAGCACGCGCTGCTCGGGCTGATGCGGCAGATCGCTCGCGACGGCGGCGGCAGCGGCGTGCGCGCCAACGCCGTGTGTCCCGGCTGGGTGCGCACGCCGATGGCCGACGACGAGATGCGTGTGCTCGTCGAGCAGGGGCGCGCCGCGTCGGTCGATGAGGCGTATGCGCTCGTCACGCGCGACGTGCCGCTCGGTCGCGCTGCGGAGCCTGCTGAGATCGCCACCCTCGTGAGCTTCCTCGCCAGCCCCGCGAGCTCCTACCTCACCGGCTCGACCATCCTGGTCGACGGCGGCGCGCACGTCGTCGACGTGCCGACGCTGGCCTTCGGGTAG
- a CDS encoding MoaF C-terminal domain-containing protein: MSEFISVGDLGRGMEVHGDVLPTVDDLAGRTLDLDGEQVSFGDDGTADLGGERGAAHVTSVRPGVLLVRQLSGPRGLELLVLADGGYTRVSARLPDEATARESAWTRVQRGEEPTGVAAAFRHGRLERGGRLHAPTRELVGMRNRYTYSLTESYEHIYLSEHRYTWHCLSGVEAGLADTDACDAISVADGLVLFVWREKIVPTLGAVLIDLQQLRTDGAIFGDDAFEPGNATVFPVGSRFEVANTTAYLTPGSS; the protein is encoded by the coding sequence ATGAGCGAGTTCATCTCGGTCGGCGATCTCGGTCGCGGCATGGAGGTGCATGGCGACGTGCTGCCGACGGTCGACGATCTGGCGGGTCGGACGCTCGACCTGGACGGCGAGCAGGTGTCGTTCGGCGACGACGGCACGGCCGACCTCGGCGGGGAGCGTGGCGCGGCCCACGTCACGTCGGTGCGGCCCGGGGTGCTGCTCGTGCGGCAGCTCTCGGGCCCGCGCGGCCTCGAGCTGCTCGTGCTCGCGGACGGCGGCTACACGCGGGTCTCCGCCCGGCTCCCCGACGAGGCGACGGCGCGGGAGAGCGCCTGGACGCGAGTACAGCGCGGCGAGGAGCCGACCGGGGTTGCCGCCGCCTTCCGGCACGGCCGGCTCGAACGCGGCGGGCGGCTCCACGCCCCGACCCGCGAGCTCGTCGGCATGCGCAACCGGTACACCTACTCCCTTACCGAGTCCTACGAGCACATCTACCTCTCGGAGCACCGATACACCTGGCACTGCCTCTCGGGCGTCGAGGCGGGCCTCGCCGACACCGACGCGTGCGACGCGATCAGCGTCGCCGACGGTCTCGTGCTGTTCGTCTGGCGGGAGAAGATCGTGCCGACCCTCGGGGCGGTGCTCATCGATCTGCAGCAGCTGCGGACGGACGGCGCGATCTTCGGCGACGACGCGTTCGAGCCCGGCAACGCCACGGTCTTCCCGGTTGGCAGCCGATTCGAGGTCGCGAACACCACCGCGTACCTCACTCCGGGTTCGTCCTGA
- a CDS encoding primary-amine oxidase: MPDTTHTHGARDSNLTEVTHPLAPLAPTEIERVRSVLDDAGELQPDTRFPLQVLLDPPKAQLAQWGAGDPLGRRVLSTLLDTETGRVREAVVALDDDSLESIETLPTGEAPFGQPPYLFEEYELVDEVVKADAGWRRAMEARGLDGLERALVVPLAPGQFNEPDEVGKRMMRSLTFMPPAEGDNPWSFPVEGLVLLVDVTERKVVKLVDERQVPLPQLDANYDDASVGERRTSLKPIDITMPEGPSFSVDGNAVTWEQWRFRIGFSMREGLVLHQLGWQDGEELRPVLHRASVPEMVVPYGDTSETRRWISYFDAGEYNLGKNANAQQLGCDCLGAIHYFDAHVAADTGEPITIPRAVCMHEEDYGVLWKHRELDGETTHGRRSRRLVVSYWATVGNYDYGFFWYLYLDGSIQFEAKATGIVFCGADEPGAILPHATEIAPALFAPIHQHIFCARLDFDIDGTDNYVDQVDLVRVPMGDQNPWGNAFGHRRDRLSEAAGVLGDGAVGRTWHIGSSSRTNAVGRPTEFQLIPEAKATLMADPESTVHDRATFASKHLWVTSHRDDDLYPAGRYPNQHSGGAGLPESVAAGGDVDGADLVVWHSFGLSHIPRPEDWPIMPVDYSGFWLKPYGFLDRNPALDVPEAGGGCGCAAGACSCDHGHSAHGEPEHDYDGHHGHHGDDGEDHVAVR; encoded by the coding sequence ATGCCCGACACGACGCACACGCATGGCGCGCGCGATTCGAACCTGACCGAGGTGACGCATCCGCTGGCTCCGCTGGCGCCCACGGAGATCGAGCGGGTGCGCTCGGTGCTCGATGACGCCGGCGAGCTGCAGCCCGACACGCGGTTCCCGCTGCAGGTGCTGCTCGACCCGCCGAAGGCGCAGCTCGCGCAGTGGGGCGCAGGCGACCCGCTCGGTCGGCGCGTGCTCTCGACGCTGCTCGACACCGAGACGGGGCGCGTCCGCGAAGCCGTGGTCGCGCTCGACGACGACAGCCTGGAGTCGATCGAGACGCTGCCGACCGGCGAAGCGCCCTTCGGGCAGCCGCCCTACCTGTTCGAGGAGTACGAGCTCGTCGACGAAGTCGTGAAGGCGGATGCGGGGTGGCGCCGGGCGATGGAGGCGCGCGGCCTCGATGGCCTCGAGCGCGCGCTGGTCGTGCCGCTCGCGCCGGGCCAGTTCAACGAGCCCGACGAGGTCGGCAAGCGCATGATGCGCTCGCTCACGTTCATGCCGCCCGCCGAGGGCGACAACCCCTGGTCGTTCCCCGTCGAGGGCCTCGTGCTGCTCGTCGACGTCACCGAGCGCAAGGTCGTCAAGCTGGTCGACGAGCGCCAGGTGCCGCTGCCGCAGCTCGACGCGAACTACGACGACGCCTCGGTCGGCGAGCGCCGCACCAGCCTGAAGCCGATCGACATCACCATGCCGGAGGGTCCGAGCTTCTCGGTCGACGGCAATGCGGTGACCTGGGAGCAGTGGCGCTTCCGCATCGGCTTCTCGATGCGCGAAGGGCTTGTGCTGCACCAGCTCGGATGGCAGGACGGCGAGGAGCTGCGCCCCGTGCTGCACCGCGCGAGCGTGCCCGAGATGGTGGTGCCCTACGGCGACACGAGCGAGACGCGTCGCTGGATCAGCTACTTCGACGCCGGCGAGTACAACCTGGGCAAGAACGCCAACGCGCAGCAGCTGGGCTGCGACTGCCTCGGCGCCATCCACTACTTCGACGCCCACGTGGCGGCGGATACCGGTGAGCCGATCACGATTCCGCGCGCGGTGTGCATGCACGAGGAGGACTACGGCGTGCTCTGGAAGCACCGCGAGCTCGACGGCGAGACGACGCACGGTCGCCGCTCGCGACGGCTCGTGGTCTCCTACTGGGCGACCGTCGGCAACTACGACTACGGCTTCTTCTGGTACCTCTACCTCGACGGCTCGATCCAGTTCGAGGCGAAGGCGACCGGCATCGTCTTCTGCGGCGCCGACGAGCCGGGCGCGATCCTGCCGCACGCGACCGAGATCGCACCGGCGCTGTTCGCGCCGATCCACCAGCACATCTTCTGCGCCCGTCTCGACTTCGACATCGACGGCACCGACAACTACGTCGACCAGGTCGATCTCGTGCGCGTTCCGATGGGTGACCAGAACCCGTGGGGCAACGCGTTCGGCCACCGCCGCGACCGGCTGAGCGAGGCCGCCGGCGTGCTCGGCGACGGCGCGGTGGGACGCACCTGGCACATCGGCTCGTCGAGTCGAACGAACGCGGTGGGCAGGCCGACCGAGTTCCAGCTCATCCCGGAGGCGAAGGCGACGCTCATGGCCGACCCCGAGTCGACCGTGCACGATCGGGCGACCTTCGCATCGAAGCACCTCTGGGTGACCTCGCACCGCGACGATGACCTGTACCCCGCCGGCAGGTACCCGAACCAGCACTCGGGCGGCGCAGGCCTGCCGGAGTCGGTCGCGGCCGGCGGCGACGTCGACGGCGCCGACCTGGTCGTGTGGCACTCCTTCGGGCTCTCGCACATCCCCCGCCCCGAGGATTGGCCCATCATGCCGGTCGACTACTCCGGCTTCTGGCTGAAGCCCTACGGCTTCCTCGACCGCAACCCGGCGCTCGACGTGCCGGAGGCGGGCGGCGGCTGCGGCTGCGCGGCCGGAGCGTGCTCGTGCGACCACGGGCACTCGGCGCACGGCGAGCCCGAGCATGACTACGACGGGCACCATGGCCACCACGGCGACGACGGCGAGGACCACGTTGCTGTCCGCTGA
- a CDS encoding helix-turn-helix domain-containing protein yields the protein MADIFDFPPLEGETHDIMSWRREVATNFVPLDVHPLGDDEFWAQASRIDIGEVSVFRITHTASVVARTPKLVRRSPSDLIKVSLQLDGEELIEQDGRVALLHPGDLAIYDTSRPYTLRFDGTTSLLVFTFPIGYLDLPRDELAEVTATAFPLESPLGRVVNSFFVDLAKSLAELPGEHGQRLARTGLDLLMTLVSTQLQHGVRRDPKRQLLHELLGTIDRLLADPSLSPATIAAAHYISTRHLHAVFAEHSITVAGWIRERRLEHIRRDLADAQLLELPIASIAARWGLVNPAHFSRLFRTTFGQSPSEYRLATALEPAMVPDERAEASSLR from the coding sequence TTGGCCGACATCTTCGACTTCCCGCCGCTCGAGGGCGAGACGCACGACATCATGAGCTGGCGCCGTGAGGTCGCGACGAACTTCGTGCCGCTCGACGTGCATCCGCTGGGTGACGACGAGTTCTGGGCGCAAGCCAGCCGCATCGACATCGGCGAGGTGTCGGTCTTCCGCATCACGCACACCGCGAGCGTCGTGGCCCGCACGCCCAAGCTCGTGCGCCGCAGCCCGAGCGACTTGATCAAGGTGAGCCTGCAGCTCGATGGCGAAGAGCTGATCGAGCAGGATGGTCGGGTCGCGCTGCTGCACCCCGGCGACCTCGCGATCTACGACACGTCGCGCCCGTACACGTTGCGCTTCGACGGCACGACCAGCCTGCTGGTCTTCACGTTCCCGATCGGCTACCTCGATCTGCCCCGCGATGAGCTCGCCGAGGTCACCGCGACCGCCTTCCCGCTCGAGTCGCCGCTGGGCCGCGTCGTCAACTCGTTCTTCGTCGACCTGGCGAAGAGCCTCGCCGAGCTGCCGGGCGAGCACGGGCAGCGCCTCGCCCGCACCGGGCTCGACCTGCTCATGACGCTCGTGTCGACGCAGCTGCAGCACGGCGTGCGGCGCGACCCGAAGCGACAGCTGCTGCACGAGCTGCTCGGCACCATCGACCGGCTGCTCGCCGATCCGTCGCTGTCGCCCGCTACGATCGCCGCGGCGCACTACATCTCGACGCGGCACCTGCACGCGGTCTTCGCTGAGCACAGCATCACCGTGGCCGGCTGGATCCGCGAGCGCCGGCTCGAGCACATCCGCCGCGACCTCGCGGACGCGCAGCTGCTCGAGCTGCCGATCGCGAGCATCGCAGCGCGCTGGGGGCTCGTGAACCCCGCCCACTTCTCCCGCCTGTTCCGCACCACCTTCGGGCAAAGCCCGAGCGAGTATCGGCTCGCCACGGCGCTCGAGCCGGCCATGGTGCCCGACGAGCGGGCGGAAGCAAGCAGCCTGCGCTGA
- a CDS encoding sulfite exporter TauE/SafE family protein, which yields MELLSLAIAAVAVLLGAAGQRMIGMGWGLIVTPVVALIAGPLAAVLVVNLYGAVACLIILPRVWHDVDWRRLAWLLVPAVTLMVPGLLIAQALDTDLLRVVVGAIAVAGVIVSVGVTSTARHRDGPGLRLTAGSSIGLLNASVGMGAPIVGLYSLVSGWHDKTFVATMQPFWTIVSGMIVVVRPFVAPEGAPDWPLWGWVAMVAPVAAGVILGDRLAHRVNRTAVRWSIIALSLLGGVSLIIAGSVALLG from the coding sequence ATGGAGCTGCTCTCACTCGCCATCGCGGCCGTCGCGGTGCTCCTCGGTGCCGCCGGTCAGCGCATGATCGGCATGGGCTGGGGCCTCATCGTGACCCCGGTCGTGGCGCTCATCGCCGGCCCGCTGGCCGCGGTGCTGGTGGTGAACCTGTATGGCGCCGTCGCGTGCCTCATCATCCTGCCGCGCGTCTGGCACGACGTCGACTGGCGTCGACTGGCGTGGCTGCTCGTGCCCGCTGTGACGCTCATGGTGCCGGGGCTGCTCATCGCGCAGGCGCTCGACACCGATCTGCTGCGCGTGGTCGTCGGAGCGATCGCGGTCGCGGGCGTGATCGTCTCGGTCGGGGTGACCAGCACTGCCCGCCATCGTGACGGCCCTGGCCTGCGCCTGACGGCGGGCTCATCGATCGGCCTGCTGAACGCGAGCGTCGGCATGGGCGCGCCGATCGTCGGCCTCTACTCGCTCGTGTCGGGATGGCACGACAAGACCTTCGTCGCGACGATGCAGCCCTTCTGGACGATCGTGAGCGGCATGATCGTCGTCGTCCGGCCGTTCGTCGCACCCGAGGGCGCGCCGGACTGGCCGCTCTGGGGCTGGGTGGCGATGGTGGCGCCGGTCGCGGCCGGCGTCATCCTCGGCGACCGGCTCGCGCATCGGGTGAACCGCACGGCGGTGCGCTGGTCGATCATCGCGCTCTCGCTGCTGGGTGGCGTCTCGCTCATCATCGCCGGTTCGGTCGCGCTGCTCGGCTGA
- a CDS encoding helix-turn-helix domain-containing protein, whose translation MPEHSAAKPASGSQTLSRGLTALSLLADHGGQSIQSLADLLGVHRSVAYRLVRTLEEHRLVVRDAAGILSLGPQLVVLARDVEHDLQSASLPHLQQLADELGVTAFLAVRDGDDAVTLVTAVPRGVNASVAQHPGHRHPIALGAPGVALQSMLSDAVWRELGHDEPMHPEVERVRSRGFAVSANEVIQGITSVGAPLRARGTTDASVAVVTVGEPDADALGEAVQRTARAIEADLR comes from the coding sequence ATGCCCGAGCATTCGGCGGCCAAGCCAGCGAGCGGCTCGCAGACGCTCTCGCGCGGCCTGACTGCCCTCTCGCTGCTCGCCGATCACGGCGGCCAGTCCATCCAGTCGCTCGCCGACCTGCTCGGCGTGCACCGATCGGTCGCCTACCGGCTCGTGCGCACCCTCGAGGAGCACCGGCTCGTCGTCCGCGACGCCGCCGGCATCCTCTCGCTCGGGCCGCAGCTGGTGGTGCTCGCGCGCGACGTGGAGCACGACCTGCAGTCGGCCTCGCTCCCCCACCTGCAGCAGCTCGCCGACGAGCTCGGCGTGACCGCCTTCCTCGCGGTGCGCGACGGCGATGACGCCGTCACGCTCGTCACCGCCGTGCCTCGCGGCGTCAACGCATCCGTCGCCCAGCACCCCGGCCATCGGCACCCCATCGCCCTCGGCGCCCCCGGCGTGGCCCTGCAGTCCATGCTGAGCGATGCCGTGTGGCGCGAGCTCGGCCACGACGAGCCGATGCACCCCGAAGTCGAGCGGGTCCGCTCGCGCGGCTTCGCCGTCAGCGCCAACGAGGTGATCCAGGGCATCACCTCGGTCGGCGCGCCGCTGCGGGCGCGGGGCACCACGGATGCGTCGGTCGCCGTGGTCACGGTCGGCGAGCCCGACGCGGACGCGCTGGGCGAAGCCGTGCAGCGCACCGCCCGCGCCATCGAGGCCGACCTGCGCTAG
- a CDS encoding MBL fold metallo-hydrolase, translating into MRVTKREHACMILADEGQQLVIDPGNQTGPVSAPGLVAIVITHEHPDHWDAEHLSALRAAHPTVPIYGPAGVAAAAEGFDVKVVEAGERVTAGPFRLRFFGGQHAEIHRTIPLVDNLGVLVNERLYYPGDSYAAPDVPVELLAAPAGAPWLKIGDVMDFVAEVAPRGTFAVHDAPLSEMGLGMAHARIEDAVTAAGGEHHRLQPGDSIEV; encoded by the coding sequence ATGCGAGTGACCAAGCGAGAGCACGCCTGCATGATCCTGGCCGACGAAGGCCAGCAGCTCGTGATCGATCCGGGCAACCAGACCGGCCCCGTGTCGGCACCGGGCCTGGTCGCGATCGTCATCACGCACGAGCACCCGGACCATTGGGACGCCGAGCATCTCTCGGCGCTGCGCGCCGCGCATCCGACCGTGCCGATTTACGGCCCGGCCGGCGTCGCCGCGGCCGCCGAAGGCTTCGACGTCAAGGTCGTCGAGGCAGGCGAGCGCGTCACCGCGGGTCCCTTCCGGCTGCGCTTCTTCGGCGGTCAGCACGCCGAGATCCATCGAACGATCCCGCTCGTCGACAACCTCGGCGTGCTGGTGAACGAGCGCCTCTACTACCCGGGCGACTCCTACGCGGCCCCCGATGTGCCCGTGGAGCTGCTCGCCGCGCCGGCCGGCGCGCCGTGGCTGAAGATCGGCGACGTGATGGACTTCGTCGCAGAGGTCGCACCGCGCGGGACCTTCGCCGTGCACGATGCGCCGCTGTCGGAGATGGGCCTCGGCATGGCGCACGCACGGATCGAGGATGCGGTCACCGCGGCAGGCGGCGAGCACCACCGACTCCAGCCGGGCGACTCGATCGAGGTCTGA
- a CDS encoding diacylglycerol kinase family protein — MQIVVASNPAARFGRSEAVGALVAARIADLGHDVQHIVAVDFAGQLEQTRFAMIQAEVLVVVGGDGMVHLAANIVGGTSKRLVIVPSGSGNDLAATLELGSTGHVIDSLEAILASEPDRIDLVRIEHPDGVTLAAGIVSVGFDADVNVRSFRFAKVPSRFRYQAAILATLLRPKHRTFRVRLDGGAERTWRTLIAAISNNRIFGGGIPIAPGADLRDGKLTAVFADELSYPAFLRVLSKAIRGRHESDPRMHIVECESAELASEETVIVCADGEIVGRLPVRCSIMPGALQVHRVA; from the coding sequence GTGCAGATCGTGGTCGCGTCGAACCCCGCAGCGCGGTTCGGCCGCTCCGAGGCTGTCGGCGCGCTGGTCGCGGCGCGCATCGCCGACCTCGGCCATGACGTGCAGCACATCGTCGCCGTTGACTTCGCCGGGCAACTGGAGCAGACGCGCTTCGCCATGATCCAGGCCGAGGTGCTCGTGGTGGTCGGCGGGGACGGCATGGTGCATCTCGCGGCGAACATCGTGGGTGGCACCTCGAAGCGGCTGGTGATCGTGCCCTCCGGCAGCGGCAACGACCTGGCGGCGACGCTCGAGCTGGGGTCGACCGGCCACGTCATCGACTCACTCGAGGCGATCCTCGCGAGCGAGCCCGATCGCATCGACCTGGTGCGCATCGAGCATCCCGACGGCGTCACGCTCGCCGCCGGGATCGTCTCGGTCGGCTTCGACGCCGACGTGAACGTGCGCTCCTTCCGCTTCGCGAAGGTGCCGAGCCGCTTCCGCTACCAGGCTGCGATCCTCGCGACCCTGCTGCGGCCGAAGCACCGCACCTTCCGCGTCAGGCTCGATGGGGGAGCCGAGCGCACCTGGCGGACGCTCATCGCCGCGATCTCCAACAACCGCATCTTCGGCGGCGGCATCCCCATCGCGCCCGGCGCCGACCTGCGCGACGGCAAGCTCACCGCGGTGTTCGCGGACGAGCTCTCGTACCCAGCGTTCCTGCGGGTGCTCAGCAAGGCGATCCGCGGCCGGCACGAGTCCGACCCGCGCATGCACATCGTCGAGTGCGAGAGTGCGGAGCTCGCGAGCGAAGAGACGGTGATCGTCTGCGCCGACGGCGAGATCGTGGGGCGACTGCCGGTGCGCTGCAGCATCATGCCGGGTGCGCTGCAGGTGCATCGCGTCGCCTGA